The proteins below are encoded in one region of Nitrospira sp.:
- the gap gene encoding type I glyceraldehyde-3-phosphate dehydrogenase, which produces MAIRVGINGFGRIGRNVFRAAMDDQDLQIVAINDLTDAKTLAYLLKYDSVHGTLPANVEAKEDQILVDGKPIKVLAFKDPKELPWKALNVDVVIESTGRFTDRESAGKHLSAGAKHVIISAPAKDPDVTIVLGVNDNKFDPKSHHIVSNASCTTNCLAPVAKVLLETFGIKHGVMTTIHSYTNDQQLLDLPHKDLRRARAAGMSMIPTSTGAAKALHLVIPELKGKLDGLAIRVPTPNVSLVDLTVETEKDCDIASVNAAFKKAADGPLKGILKYSEEPLVSIDQKGDPHSATVDAPLTNVVDKRLVKVTAWYDNEWGYSCRVKDLVKVLAGK; this is translated from the coding sequence ATGGCCATTCGAGTTGGAATCAATGGATTCGGACGCATCGGACGCAATGTGTTCCGCGCCGCAATGGACGATCAAGATCTTCAGATCGTCGCCATCAATGATCTCACAGACGCCAAGACACTGGCCTATCTCCTCAAATACGACTCAGTCCATGGAACACTGCCGGCCAATGTCGAAGCTAAAGAAGATCAGATCCTCGTCGATGGAAAACCGATCAAGGTGCTGGCCTTCAAGGACCCCAAAGAACTTCCATGGAAAGCGCTGAACGTCGATGTGGTCATCGAATCCACCGGTCGATTCACTGATCGGGAATCGGCTGGTAAACATCTGTCGGCCGGCGCCAAGCATGTGATCATCTCCGCACCGGCGAAAGACCCCGATGTGACTATTGTGCTCGGTGTGAACGACAACAAGTTCGATCCGAAGTCCCATCACATCGTATCCAATGCCTCCTGCACAACCAACTGCCTGGCGCCTGTCGCCAAGGTTTTGTTGGAGACCTTCGGAATCAAACACGGAGTCATGACCACGATCCATTCTTACACGAACGATCAGCAACTGTTGGACCTTCCACACAAGGATCTTCGGCGTGCGCGCGCCGCAGGGATGTCGATGATTCCGACCAGCACCGGTGCTGCGAAGGCTCTCCACCTCGTGATCCCCGAACTCAAAGGCAAACTGGACGGACTCGCGATTCGAGTGCCGACGCCGAATGTGTCACTGGTCGACCTCACCGTCGAAACTGAGAAGGATTGTGATATTGCGTCCGTAAATGCCGCCTTCAAGAAAGCGGCGGACGGTCCGCTCAAAGGCATTCTCAAGTACTCCGAAGAGCCCCTCGTCTCCATCGACCAAAAAGGGGACCCGCACTCGGCCACTGTCGATGCTCCCTTGACGAATGTGGTGGACAAGCGTCTCGTCAAAGTCACCGCCTGGTACGACAACGAGTGGGGCTATTCTTGCCGTGTCAAAGACCTGGTGAAAGTGCTGGCAGGGAAATAA